One window from the genome of Solea solea chromosome 13, fSolSol10.1, whole genome shotgun sequence encodes:
- the hapln2 gene encoding hyaluronan and proteoglycan link protein 2 isoform X2, which yields MKCSEILLFASFCVSWSSAINIPSKEEPKKLKYLIDPPVFAEVSGRRGDNVTLPCILQTKPSHYKVKWTKLEPKHVGPENIIMISNAHAFKPYGRLGTRASLRKAHIMDASLKLSHLELEDDGVYRCELINGIEDENVVITLRVEGVVFPYQSKNGRYSFTFHEAQKACAEQDGTLATQNQLYKAWTEGLDWCNAGWLVDGTVQYPIIRPRPICGGELLPGIRSYGPKDKRRDRFDAFCFTSQTRGSVVYIPGSFSFEQAGQACERQAAELALVGQLYSAWYFHKYDQCDGGWLRDGSVRFPISNPRERCGGIPEAGVRSFGFPNKMTHLYGAYCYR from the exons ATGAAGTGTTCTGAGATTCTTCTGTTTGCATCATTCTGCGTCTCCTGGTCTTCAGCTATAAACATCCCCAGCAAAGAAG AACCCAAGAAGCTAAAGTACCTGATCGACCCTCCCGTGTTCGCGGAGGTCAGTGGACGACGGGGAGATAACGTCACGTTGCCATGTATCCTGCAAACCAAACCCAGCCATTACAAAGTGAAATGGACAAAGCTGGAGCCAAAACACGTGGGGCCGGAGAACATTATCATGATATCAAACGCACACGCCTTCAAGCCGTACGGCCGTCTTGGCACGCGGGCCTCACTCCGGAAGGCCCACATCATGGACGCCTCCTTGAAGCTTAGCCATCTCGAGCTGGAAGATGACGGCGTGTATCGCTGTGAACTTATTAATGGCATCGAGGACGAGAATGTTGTCATTACATTAAGGGTTGAAG GTGTGGTGTTCCCATACCAGAGCAAAAACGGCCGCTACAGCTTCACATTCCATGAAGCCCAGAAGGCTTGTGCTGAGCAAGATGGCACACTAGCTACACAAAACCAGCTCTACAAAG CCTGGACTGAGGGTCTGGACTGGTGTAATGCAGGTTGGCTCGTTGACGGAACTGTTCAGTATCCAATTATCCGTCCTCGACCTATCTGCGGAGGAGAGCTGCTCCCGGGCATTCGCAGTTATGGACCAAAGGATAAGCGTCGTGATCGGTTTGATGCGTTCTGCTTCACGTCCCAGACACGTG GCTCCGTCGTCTATATTCCGGGGTCTTTCTCGTTCGAGCAGGCAGGACAGGCCTGCGAACGTCAGGCAGCAGAGTTGGCGTTAGTCGGACAGCTTTACTCTGCCTGGTACTTCCACAAATACGACCAGTGTGATGGCGGATGGCTGAGAGATGGCAGTGTGCGGTTCCCCATCAGCAACCCCAGGGAGCGCTGTGGAGGCATCCCTGAGGCCGGGGTTCGCTCATTTGGATTCCCCAACAAGATGACGCATCTTTACGGAGCATATTGTTACAGGTAG
- the hapln2 gene encoding hyaluronan and proteoglycan link protein 2 isoform X1, whose product MKCSEILLFASFCVSWSSAINIPSKEEPKKLKYLIDPPVFAEVSGRRGDNVTLPCILQTKPSHYKVKWTKLEPKHVGPENIIMISNAHAFKPYGRLGTRASLRKAHIMDASLKLSHLELEDDGVYRCELINGIEDENVVITLRVEGVVFPYQSKNGRYSFTFHEAQKACAEQDGTLATQNQLYKAWTEGLDWCNAGWLVDGTVQYPIIRPRPICGGELLPGIRSYGPKDKRRDRFDAFCFTSQTRGSVVYIPGSFSFEQAGQACERQAAELALVGQLYSAWYFHKYDQCDGGWLRDGSVRFPISNPRERCGGIPEAGVRSFGFPNKMTHLYGAYCYRKLEFVSFCKPQTPLHLSPLTKTWI is encoded by the exons ATGAAGTGTTCTGAGATTCTTCTGTTTGCATCATTCTGCGTCTCCTGGTCTTCAGCTATAAACATCCCCAGCAAAGAAG AACCCAAGAAGCTAAAGTACCTGATCGACCCTCCCGTGTTCGCGGAGGTCAGTGGACGACGGGGAGATAACGTCACGTTGCCATGTATCCTGCAAACCAAACCCAGCCATTACAAAGTGAAATGGACAAAGCTGGAGCCAAAACACGTGGGGCCGGAGAACATTATCATGATATCAAACGCACACGCCTTCAAGCCGTACGGCCGTCTTGGCACGCGGGCCTCACTCCGGAAGGCCCACATCATGGACGCCTCCTTGAAGCTTAGCCATCTCGAGCTGGAAGATGACGGCGTGTATCGCTGTGAACTTATTAATGGCATCGAGGACGAGAATGTTGTCATTACATTAAGGGTTGAAG GTGTGGTGTTCCCATACCAGAGCAAAAACGGCCGCTACAGCTTCACATTCCATGAAGCCCAGAAGGCTTGTGCTGAGCAAGATGGCACACTAGCTACACAAAACCAGCTCTACAAAG CCTGGACTGAGGGTCTGGACTGGTGTAATGCAGGTTGGCTCGTTGACGGAACTGTTCAGTATCCAATTATCCGTCCTCGACCTATCTGCGGAGGAGAGCTGCTCCCGGGCATTCGCAGTTATGGACCAAAGGATAAGCGTCGTGATCGGTTTGATGCGTTCTGCTTCACGTCCCAGACACGTG GCTCCGTCGTCTATATTCCGGGGTCTTTCTCGTTCGAGCAGGCAGGACAGGCCTGCGAACGTCAGGCAGCAGAGTTGGCGTTAGTCGGACAGCTTTACTCTGCCTGGTACTTCCACAAATACGACCAGTGTGATGGCGGATGGCTGAGAGATGGCAGTGTGCGGTTCCCCATCAGCAACCCCAGGGAGCGCTGTGGAGGCATCCCTGAGGCCGGGGTTCGCTCATTTGGATTCCCCAACAAGATGACGCATCTTTACGGAGCATATTGTTACAG gaaactggagtttgtgtcattttgtaaacCACAAACTCCTCTGCACCTGAGtccattgacaaaaacatggatTTAA
- the rhbg gene encoding ammonium transporter Rh type B, whose amino-acid sequence MTDVSTNMRLKLPVTCLILEIILIILFGALVQYDHGTDAKEWHNASHGDYNNDFYYRYPSFQDVHVMIFIGFGFLMTFLHRYGFSSVGFNFLIAAFALQWATLMQGFFHGMHAGKIHIGVESMINADFCTGAVLISFGAVLGKTSPVQLLIMAMFEVTLFAVNEYIVLSALGAKDAGGSMTIHTFGAYFGLMVTRILYRPNLDKSKHRNCSVYHSDLFAMIGTLYLWMFWPSFNSAVTAHGDDQHRTALNTYYSLAACTLSSYALSSLTAHDGKLDMVHIQNAALAGGVAAGTAGEMMLTPFGSMIVGFLAGIISVLGYKYLSPILEEKLKIQDTCGVHNLHGMPGVLGAIVGAITASFATKEIYGDGLADVFPDVASGDIQASSQGVRQAISLAVTLGIALLGGLIVGFILKLPVFGAPPDTICFEDSIYWEVPGEEAAHHDDQLTTVRTEESEKLNS is encoded by the exons ATGACGGACGTGTCCACAAACATGCGGCTGAAGCTGCCGGTAACCTGCCTCATCCTAGagatcatcctcatcatcctctttgGTGCACTGGTGCAGTATGACCACGGGACGGATGCAAAGGAGTGGCATAATGCGAGCCACGGCGACTACAACAATGACTTCTACTACCGCTACCCAA GTTTCCAGGACGTGCACGTGATGATCTTCATCGGTTTTGGCTTCCTCATGACCTTCCTTCACCGCTATGGCTTTAGCAGCGTGggcttcaacttcctgattgcAGCCTTCGCCCTGCAGTGGGCGACACTCATGCAGGGCTTCTTCCACGGCATGCACGCGGGCAAAATCCACATTGGAGTGGAGag CATGATCAACGCTGATTTCTGCACCGGCGCTGTGCTCATCTCATTCGGAGCTGTTTTGGGTAAAACCAGTCCGGTCCAGCTGCTGATCATGGCGATGTTCGAGGTCACACTCTTCGCTGTCAATGAGTACATCGTGCTTTCTGCTCTGGGG GCCAAAGATGCTGGCGGCTCCATGACCATCCACACATTTGGAGCGTACTTCGGCCTGATGGTGACGCGGATCCTGTACCGACCCAACCTGGACAAGAGCAAACACAGAAACTGCTCCGTCTACCACTCGGACCTGTTCGCTATGATTG GAACACTGTACCTGTGGATGTTCTGGCCCAGCTTCAACTCTGCCGTCACGGCTCACGGAGACGACCAGCACCGCACAGCCCTGAACACCTACTACTCCCTGGCCGCCTGCACCCTGTCCTCGTACGCCCTGTCGTCCCTCACCGCACATGACGGCAAACTGGACATG GTTCACATCCAAAATGCTGCCCTGGCCGGTGGAGTTGCAGCAGGAACAGCCGGGGAAATGATGCTGACACCTTTCGGCTCCATGATTGTTGGTTTCCTGGCTGGAATCATCTCTGTCCTGGGCTACAAGTACCTCTCA cCCATCCTGGAGGAGAAGCTGAAAATCCAAGACACCTGCGGCGTGCACAATCTGCACGGCATGCCCGGCGTGCTGGGTGCGATTGTGGGTGCAATCACTGCCTCTTTTGCAACCAAGGAGATTTATGGAGATGG TTTGGCAGACGTGTTCCCTGACGTGGCCAGTGGAGACATCCAGGCGTCTTCTCAGGGTGTCCGTCAGGCCATCTCCCTCGCTGTCACCCTGGGCATCGCCCTGCTCGGGGGGCTTATTGTTG GTTTCATTCTGAAGCTTCCTGTCTTTGGTGCTCCTCCTGACACCATCTGCTTCGAGGACAGCATCTACTGGGAG GTGCCTGGAGAAGAGGCGGCTCATCATGATGACCAGCTGaccacagtgaggacagaggaatCTGAGAAGCTCAACAGctaa